In one window of Thalassotalea agarivorans DNA:
- a CDS encoding M13 family metallopeptidase: MKTLITGAVCTSLLLVAGCNSSSDVAEKPAMQKTALASGIDKANMDLSVRPQDNFYRYVNGGWINKHEIPADKTAIGSFYDLRDESEEAVKSIIEELAATPNLQQGSDEQKVADLFNSYMDKDAREAKGIEPIMPVLNEIAGLKSKDDLATFFGTYQAKGLGSPLAFYISIDAKESTRYATHIWQSGLGLSDRDYYFNEGERFETMRDGYKKHIANMYQLAGFKNGSQAADTVMAIETKLAEHHWTRVQTRDSEKRYNKFAVADLNTVTDKFNWTNYLTAQGVANQQDIIINQPDFVKAFGEIFADTSMTDWKTYLRFHALSSYASYLTKAIDDENFDFYGRQVSGRKEQREAWKRGVSVVNGSLGEVIGKVYVGRYFKPEAKTRMSVLVENLRNAYGESINDLEWMSEDTKKQAQIKLAAFTPKIGYPDKWQDYSGLEIKRGDLVGNIMRANQDAHNKQVAKLGGAIQKWEWLMTPQTVNAYYMPPANEIVFPAAILQPPFFNMAADDAVNYGGIGAVIGHEMGHGFDDQGSRYDAEGNLRNWWTDQDLEEFKKRTTQLVAQYDGYQVFDDLAVNGKLTLGENIGDLSGVTIAYKAYKASLNGKEAPVIDGLTGDQRFFMGFAQIWRSKIVEKSMRNRVETDPHSPAEFRALGSLSNMPEFYEAFDVKEGDKMYIAPENRVKIW, translated from the coding sequence ATGAAAACACTTATAACGGGTGCAGTATGTACTTCTCTGCTTTTGGTGGCTGGCTGTAACAGCTCATCAGATGTCGCAGAAAAGCCTGCAATGCAAAAGACGGCGTTAGCTTCCGGTATTGATAAAGCTAATATGGATCTGAGTGTTAGACCACAAGACAACTTCTACCGTTACGTTAACGGTGGCTGGATAAACAAACATGAGATTCCAGCAGACAAAACCGCTATTGGTTCTTTCTATGACCTACGTGATGAGTCAGAAGAAGCGGTAAAATCAATCATCGAAGAATTAGCGGCTACGCCTAATTTACAACAAGGTAGCGATGAGCAAAAAGTTGCTGATTTGTTTAACTCTTATATGGACAAAGACGCGAGAGAAGCAAAAGGTATTGAGCCTATCATGCCTGTGCTTAATGAGATCGCCGGCTTAAAAAGCAAAGATGATTTGGCTACGTTCTTTGGTACTTACCAAGCTAAAGGATTAGGCAGCCCACTTGCGTTTTACATTTCAATCGACGCAAAAGAATCAACACGTTACGCGACGCATATTTGGCAATCTGGTTTAGGCTTGTCAGATCGTGATTATTACTTTAATGAAGGCGAGCGCTTCGAAACGATGCGCGATGGTTATAAAAAACACATCGCTAACATGTATCAATTAGCTGGCTTTAAAAATGGTAGCCAAGCAGCTGATACTGTCATGGCAATTGAAACAAAGTTAGCCGAGCATCACTGGACCCGCGTTCAAACACGTGACAGTGAGAAGCGTTACAATAAATTTGCTGTGGCAGATTTGAACACAGTAACTGACAAGTTTAACTGGACAAATTATCTAACTGCACAAGGTGTTGCTAACCAACAAGATATCATTATTAACCAACCTGACTTTGTGAAAGCCTTTGGTGAAATCTTTGCTGATACCTCGATGACCGACTGGAAAACGTATTTACGTTTCCACGCGCTAAGTAGCTATGCAAGCTATTTAACGAAAGCAATCGATGATGAAAACTTTGACTTTTATGGTCGTCAAGTTAGTGGTCGTAAAGAACAAAGAGAAGCGTGGAAACGCGGTGTATCTGTTGTTAACGGTAGTTTAGGTGAAGTCATCGGTAAGGTTTATGTAGGACGTTACTTCAAGCCAGAAGCGAAAACCCGCATGAGTGTTTTAGTGGAGAACTTACGCAATGCCTACGGTGAAAGCATTAATGACTTAGAGTGGATGTCTGAAGATACCAAAAAGCAAGCTCAAATTAAGCTGGCGGCATTCACACCAAAGATTGGTTATCCGGACAAATGGCAGGATTACAGTGGCCTAGAAATTAAACGTGGTGACCTTGTTGGCAACATCATGCGTGCTAACCAAGACGCTCATAACAAGCAAGTGGCTAAACTAGGTGGCGCTATTCAAAAATGGGAATGGCTAATGACACCACAAACAGTCAACGCTTACTATATGCCACCGGCAAACGAAATCGTTTTTCCAGCCGCTATTTTGCAACCGCCATTTTTCAATATGGCTGCAGATGACGCAGTGAACTACGGTGGTATAGGCGCTGTTATTGGTCACGAAATGGGCCATGGTTTTGACGATCAGGGAAGTCGCTACGACGCAGAAGGTAACTTGCGTAACTGGTGGACAGACCAAGATCTCGAAGAGTTCAAAAAGCGCACGACACAACTAGTGGCGCAATACGATGGCTATCAAGTGTTTGATGATTTGGCTGTTAATGGCAAGCTTACTTTAGGCGAAAACATTGGTGACCTATCAGGCGTTACTATCGCTTATAAAGCTTACAAAGCATCGTTAAATGGTAAAGAAGCGCCCGTTATTGACGGATTGACAGGCGATCAGCGTTTCTTCATGGGTTTTGCTCAGATATGGCGCTCAAAGATTGTAGAAAAATCTATGCGTAACCGTGTCGAGACAGACCCGCATTCACCTGCAGAATTTAGAGCATTAGGAAGTTTATCAAACATGCCAGAATTCTATGAGGCATTTGATGTTAAAGAAGGCGACAAGATGTATATTGCGCCGGAAAACAGAGTTAAAATTTGGTAA
- the ttcA gene encoding tRNA 2-thiocytidine(32) synthetase TtcA, which translates to MAEHQKQSNNFNKLEKRIRRDTGKAIADFNMIEDGDKIMVCLSGGKDSYTLLDTLLHMQRVAPISFSIVAVNLDQKQPGFPEHVLPQYLSSLGVDYQVVNEDTYSIVKEKIPEGKTTCSLCSRLRRGILYRTASELSATKIALGHHRDDIIETLFLNMFYGGSLKSMPPKLVTDDGKHIVIRPLAYCREKDIAKYAAGKNYPIIPCNLCGSQENLQRQNIKQMLQLWDKQHPGRIESMFRALTNVVPSHLADFSLYDFKGLQATGEAFAEGDIGFDQPVFEHASVPPDDDIEDSIEVINIS; encoded by the coding sequence ATGGCAGAACATCAAAAGCAATCAAATAATTTCAATAAGCTTGAAAAACGCATCAGACGCGACACAGGTAAAGCAATCGCTGATTTCAATATGATTGAGGATGGCGACAAAATAATGGTGTGTTTATCTGGCGGGAAAGATAGTTATACATTGCTCGACACCTTACTACATATGCAGCGAGTTGCGCCTATTTCTTTTTCCATTGTCGCGGTTAATTTAGATCAAAAGCAACCGGGATTTCCAGAGCATGTGCTACCACAATACCTATCCAGCTTGGGTGTAGACTATCAAGTGGTTAACGAAGACACTTATTCTATTGTTAAAGAAAAAATTCCAGAGGGTAAAACTACCTGTTCACTGTGCTCACGATTACGTCGTGGAATTTTGTATCGAACGGCGAGTGAATTAAGTGCGACAAAAATTGCGCTTGGCCATCATCGCGATGACATTATTGAAACACTATTTTTAAATATGTTTTATGGCGGTAGCTTAAAAAGCATGCCACCTAAACTTGTGACGGACGATGGCAAGCATATTGTTATAAGACCCCTTGCTTATTGCCGCGAAAAAGATATTGCAAAGTACGCGGCGGGTAAAAACTACCCCATTATTCCGTGCAATTTATGTGGCTCTCAAGAAAATCTTCAACGACAAAATATTAAGCAGATGTTGCAGTTATGGGATAAGCAACATCCCGGCAGAATTGAATCAATGTTTAGAGCGTTGACTAATGTCGTGCCTTCACACCTTGCGGACTTTAGTCTATACGATTTTAAAGGGTTGCAAGCGACTGGAGAAGCTTTTGCAGAGGGCGATATAGGTTTCGATCAGCCAGTGTTTGAACACGCAAGTGTGCCACCAGATGACGATATTGAAGATTCTATTGAGGTAATTAATATATCCTAG
- a CDS encoding TetR/AcrR family transcriptional regulator: MMKKKYHHGDLKSALVDGATQYIETHGVEALSFRKLAVEIGVSRTAAYHHFADKNDLLCEVAAAGFKRWSASFSALFAEKDDLSAEQVYRRFVFHYMQFAIENNKLYDLMFGATIWKENKGTSRLKSAAYPSFEQQLNMTSYWQEQGVLPRHIKSLRLSQVIWGTLHGIARLAIDGVYHEQSPIDEMCESAIQLFLHNSQ; the protein is encoded by the coding sequence ATGATGAAAAAGAAGTATCATCACGGCGATTTAAAAAGCGCACTAGTTGACGGTGCAACACAGTATATTGAGACACACGGTGTTGAAGCCTTGTCCTTTAGAAAGTTAGCAGTAGAAATTGGCGTATCACGTACCGCCGCCTACCATCACTTTGCTGATAAGAATGATCTACTTTGTGAAGTCGCTGCAGCAGGATTTAAACGTTGGAGTGCAAGTTTTAGTGCGCTTTTCGCAGAAAAAGATGATCTCAGTGCAGAGCAAGTTTACCGACGCTTTGTTTTCCACTACATGCAATTTGCCATAGAGAATAATAAGCTTTATGACCTTATGTTTGGCGCCACTATTTGGAAAGAAAACAAAGGAACATCACGTCTAAAAAGTGCGGCCTACCCGTCTTTTGAACAACAACTCAACATGACTAGCTACTGGCAAGAACAAGGTGTGTTGCCTCGGCATATCAAAAGCTTGCGATTGTCCCAAGTTATTTGGGGAACGCTTCATGGAATTGCACGACTTGCGATTGATGGTGTATACCACGAGCAAAGCCCGATTGATGAAATGTGTGAATCGGCAATTCAATTATTTTTACACAATTCTCAATAA
- the hscA gene encoding Fe-S protein assembly chaperone HscA has translation MALLQIAEPGQSTVPHEHRLAIGIDLGTTNSLVATVKSGLPETLIDELGEEILPSVVHYGKDSVLVGAEAKKQSVVDPQNTIVSAKRFLGRSLPDIKAKYPQLAYQFVGDENHPEILTNQGQINPVQVSSEILKSLSKRAESALGGELTGAVITVPAYFDDAQRQSTKDAAKLAGLNVLRLLNEPTAAAVAYGLDSGQEGVIAVYDLGGGTFDISILRLNKGVFEVLSTGGDSALGGDDFDHAVADYLADAFNLQRPLSHSDERQLQELACHVKESLSEQDTVQASYTLSTGESYNTKVTREQFDQLVESLVAKTLRACRRALKDAEVSASEVNEVVMVGGSTRVPVVREKVADYFGKTPLTSIDPDKVVAIGAAIQADILAGNKPDSDMLLLDVIPLSLGLETMGGLVEKVISRNTTIPVAKAQEFTTFKDGQTAMAIHVLQGERELVDHCRSLARFELRGIPAMAAGAAHIRVTFKVDADGLLQVSAMEKSTGVEASIEVKPSFGLDESQISNMIVSSMTHAQEDMQARMIKEQQVEAQRVIESVQSAIDADGALLSEQELNDITAGIASLAAISEKAEAAELIEAAIEQLNKLTADFAERRMDSSIRAALSGQSVDKV, from the coding sequence ATGGCATTATTACAAATTGCAGAACCTGGTCAAAGTACCGTACCGCACGAACATCGATTGGCTATTGGTATTGATTTAGGCACAACAAACTCTTTAGTTGCTACGGTCAAAAGTGGCTTGCCAGAAACGTTAATCGACGAGCTTGGCGAAGAAATTTTACCGTCGGTAGTACATTACGGTAAAGATAGCGTACTTGTTGGCGCGGAAGCTAAAAAACAATCTGTTGTTGACCCTCAAAATACTATCGTATCTGCTAAGCGCTTTTTAGGTCGCTCACTACCTGATATAAAAGCGAAGTACCCGCAGCTAGCATACCAATTTGTCGGTGACGAAAATCACCCTGAGATATTGACTAATCAAGGGCAAATAAACCCTGTTCAAGTATCCTCAGAAATATTAAAAAGTTTATCGAAACGCGCTGAGTCAGCCTTAGGTGGCGAGTTAACGGGTGCGGTAATCACAGTACCTGCTTATTTTGATGATGCACAAAGGCAAAGTACAAAAGACGCAGCGAAGCTTGCGGGTTTAAATGTATTAAGATTATTGAATGAACCGACAGCTGCAGCCGTGGCTTATGGTTTAGATAGTGGTCAAGAAGGCGTTATAGCGGTATACGATTTAGGTGGCGGTACTTTTGATATCTCTATTTTGCGACTAAACAAAGGCGTGTTTGAAGTGCTGTCTACCGGTGGCGATTCAGCCCTTGGCGGCGACGACTTTGACCACGCTGTTGCAGACTATTTAGCTGACGCGTTTAATTTACAACGCCCACTTTCGCACAGTGATGAAAGACAGTTGCAAGAGTTGGCCTGCCATGTAAAAGAATCATTATCTGAGCAAGATACAGTGCAAGCAAGTTATACTCTAAGTACTGGTGAAAGCTATAACACTAAGGTTACTCGAGAACAGTTCGACCAATTGGTTGAAAGCTTAGTCGCTAAAACCTTGCGCGCTTGTCGCAGAGCGCTGAAAGATGCAGAAGTAAGTGCATCAGAAGTGAACGAGGTGGTAATGGTTGGTGGCTCTACACGTGTGCCTGTTGTGCGTGAAAAAGTTGCTGATTATTTTGGTAAAACACCATTAACATCGATAGACCCAGATAAAGTTGTAGCGATTGGTGCAGCCATACAAGCCGATATATTGGCGGGCAATAAACCTGACAGTGATATGTTGCTGTTGGATGTCATTCCGCTATCGCTTGGTTTAGAAACCATGGGTGGTCTTGTCGAAAAGGTTATTTCTCGAAACACAACCATTCCTGTCGCGAAAGCACAAGAATTTACCACATTTAAAGATGGCCAAACCGCGATGGCAATTCACGTTTTACAAGGTGAACGTGAACTAGTTGATCATTGTCGTTCTTTAGCTCGATTTGAACTGAGAGGCATTCCAGCAATGGCAGCAGGTGCTGCGCATATTCGCGTCACATTTAAAGTAGACGCTGATGGCTTGTTACAAGTATCTGCAATGGAAAAATCAACTGGCGTTGAAGCAAGTATCGAAGTTAAACCATCTTTTGGTCTAGATGAATCTCAGATTTCAAACATGATCGTATCGTCTATGACCCATGCGCAAGAAGATATGCAAGCACGTATGATAAAAGAGCAGCAGGTTGAAGCACAACGTGTTATTGAGTCAGTGCAATCGGCGATTGACGCTGATGGCGCACTTTTAAGCGAACAAGAATTAAATGATATTACGGCAGGTATAGCGTCACTTGCCGCTATCAGTGAAAAAGCAGAAGCAGCAGAGCTAATCGAAGCTGCTATTGAACAGTTAAACAAGTTAACAGCAGATTTTGCAGAACGTCGCATGGATTCTTCTATCCGTGCAGCATTGTCTGGGCAATCTGTTGACAAAGTATAG
- the fdx gene encoding ISC system 2Fe-2S type ferredoxin, whose protein sequence is MPQIIFLPHEELCPDGAAVEAEQGESVLDVALRSDIGIEHACEKVCACTTCHVVIREGFDSLDESDELEDDMLDKAWGLEPESRLGCQAIIKDEDLVVEIPKYTVNMVSENH, encoded by the coding sequence ATGCCACAAATTATTTTTTTACCACATGAAGAACTATGTCCAGATGGCGCGGCTGTTGAAGCAGAGCAAGGTGAAAGCGTACTTGATGTTGCTTTGAGAAGTGATATTGGTATTGAACACGCATGTGAGAAAGTATGCGCGTGTACAACATGTCATGTGGTTATCCGTGAAGGTTTTGATTCATTAGACGAAAGTGATGAACTTGAAGACGACATGCTAGATAAAGCCTGGGGTTTGGAGCCTGAATCACGCTTAGGGTGTCAAGCCATTATCAAAGACGAAGATTTAGTGGTAGAAATACCGAAATACACGGTCAATATGGTGTCTGAAAATCACTAG
- the ahpC gene encoding alkyl hydroperoxide reductase subunit C — translation MTQSIINTKLKEFNATAFHKGDFIDVSEADLLGKWSVVFFYPADFTFVCPTELGDMADHYAQLQDMGVEIYSVSTDTHFTHKAWHDSSDTINKIQFPMIGDPTGKISRNFGVMIEEDGLALRGTFVINPEGEIKIAEIHDLGIGRSASELVRKVQAAQYVAEHDGEVCPAAWTPGEETLAPSLDLVGKI, via the coding sequence ATGACTCAATCAATTATCAATACCAAACTTAAAGAATTTAACGCTACAGCTTTTCACAAAGGTGATTTTATTGACGTAAGCGAAGCAGACTTACTTGGAAAATGGTCAGTGGTCTTCTTTTACCCTGCAGACTTTACCTTTGTTTGTCCAACAGAATTAGGTGATATGGCAGATCACTATGCACAGCTTCAGGATATGGGTGTAGAGATTTACTCTGTATCAACAGACACCCACTTCACGCACAAAGCATGGCACGATTCATCTGACACGATTAACAAGATTCAATTCCCAATGATTGGTGACCCAACAGGTAAAATTAGCCGAAACTTTGGTGTAATGATTGAAGAAGACGGTCTAGCACTTCGTGGTACTTTTGTGATTAACCCAGAAGGTGAAATCAAAATAGCAGAGATTCACGATTTAGGTATTGGCCGAAGCGCTTCTGAACTTGTTCGTAAAGTTCAAGCAGCACAATATGTGGCTGAACACGACGGTGAAGTATGCCCTGCAGCATGGACACCAGGAGAAGAAACATTGGCTCCATCGTTAGACCTAGTAGGTAAGATCTAG
- a CDS encoding carbon starvation CstA family protein codes for MLIFFICLTILFLGYKLYSPFIEKQSGIDPSAETPQAKYSEGVDYVAVHPVKAYLIQFLNVAGVGPIFGPILGALYGPVALIWIVIGNVIGGAVHDYFSGVLSIKEGGKSLPEIAGHYVNKTFKAIMLLFTAMLLFFVGVVFIMSPAGLLSNLAYFDGTILANNTFWVVVILGYYFLATLLPIDKIITKLYPVFGLLMIVMTVSIAISLLVSAPHLPTGDSFFAYFNHELYSEDLLAPNPNGLPVWPLLFLTITCGAISGFHSTQAPIMARCLTNEKYVRPVYYGAMISEGVVGCVWALAGIAAFPGGYEELKSVLDQGGPGLVVDQISTLYLGVVGGIMAIVAVAIFPITSGDTAFRSLRLTIVDAFSIPQSIRNRLLLATPILIIAYFMTKIDFSLIWRYFAFSNMLLSTSVLWLASIYIYRRNAFHWITSLPAIIGTSITISYIMTADIGFDLPMEQGKPIGIAVGIVALIALLFAHNKRKTATA; via the coding sequence ATGCTTATATTTTTTATTTGCCTGACCATTTTGTTTTTAGGTTACAAACTTTATAGCCCGTTTATTGAGAAACAATCAGGCATCGATCCCAGTGCCGAGACTCCTCAAGCGAAATACAGCGAAGGGGTTGATTATGTAGCAGTTCATCCAGTAAAAGCCTATCTCATTCAGTTTCTCAATGTCGCTGGTGTCGGACCAATATTTGGCCCTATTTTAGGCGCATTATATGGCCCAGTTGCGCTCATATGGATAGTAATAGGTAATGTCATTGGTGGCGCCGTACATGACTATTTTTCTGGGGTGTTGAGTATAAAAGAAGGAGGTAAAAGTTTACCTGAGATAGCGGGTCATTATGTCAATAAAACTTTTAAAGCGATTATGCTGCTGTTTACCGCCATGTTACTGTTTTTCGTCGGGGTTGTATTTATCATGAGCCCTGCCGGGTTACTAAGTAATCTCGCTTATTTTGACGGTACAATTTTGGCAAACAATACTTTTTGGGTAGTGGTTATTTTAGGCTATTACTTTTTAGCAACCTTGCTACCTATTGATAAAATTATCACTAAATTGTATCCCGTGTTTGGCCTACTTATGATTGTAATGACAGTATCTATCGCCATTTCATTACTGGTATCAGCGCCTCATTTACCTACTGGAGATAGTTTTTTCGCATATTTCAATCACGAACTCTACAGTGAAGACTTACTCGCGCCGAATCCCAATGGCCTACCTGTTTGGCCGTTATTGTTTCTCACCATCACCTGTGGCGCTATTAGTGGATTTCATTCTACTCAAGCACCCATAATGGCACGTTGCCTAACCAATGAAAAATATGTACGCCCTGTCTACTATGGTGCCATGATTTCAGAAGGTGTAGTGGGTTGTGTATGGGCACTCGCTGGTATCGCAGCTTTCCCTGGTGGCTATGAGGAATTAAAAAGCGTCCTAGATCAGGGTGGTCCAGGATTGGTGGTTGATCAAATATCGACTCTTTATCTTGGCGTTGTCGGTGGCATAATGGCGATTGTTGCCGTTGCTATCTTCCCAATAACATCAGGTGATACCGCTTTTAGAAGCTTACGATTAACCATTGTTGATGCCTTTAGTATTCCCCAAAGTATTCGTAATCGTTTGCTATTAGCGACACCTATTCTAATCATCGCCTACTTTATGACTAAGATAGATTTCTCATTGATTTGGCGTTATTTTGCTTTTTCAAACATGCTACTTTCTACAAGCGTATTGTGGTTAGCAAGTATTTACATCTATCGTCGAAACGCATTTCATTGGATAACAAGTTTACCTGCCATTATCGGTACCAGCATTACTATTAGCTATATTATGACGGCAGATATTGGCTTTGACCTCCCGATGGAACAGGGTAAACCCATTGGCATCGCCGTTGGTATTGTTGCCTTAATCGCACTACTTTTTGCTCATAATAAACGAAAAACAGCCACCGCATAG
- a CDS encoding threonine/serine exporter family protein, with protein sequence MDSVFDEKRRFIIRLGKALHKFGTPAYRLEAHLQNVAKLLQIEASFMVTPTALTFVLSNEESQDFNYHIRVKPGDLNLGALARTDQLVDELETGQRTLSEAIERLDEIADKHDPYGKFLTFLSFGAASGAFAMLMNTGWNDVFWSTILGFIVGLYVFWAERSSRIAEMLEPLAALTCALCASAITLIDPHINAPLIILSSVIVFIPGLALTLGLSELAARHLMSGTARIMDALMMLFKLYFGAVLGMAIGTKLWGIGEYVAPEVIPAWTAWLAVTILSISLVISFKSRKKDAVWGILSGYVAFGASILGAEYLGAALGAFVGAFALGVYSNLFSRIRNLPSSIVKLLGLVVLVPGSKVYIGLNSLVSGEMMVATDNIGSTTFLIFMSLVAGLIFSDVALRSRKTL encoded by the coding sequence ATGGATTCAGTGTTTGACGAAAAAAGACGATTTATTATTCGCCTAGGTAAAGCATTGCATAAATTTGGTACGCCAGCCTATCGTTTAGAAGCGCATCTGCAAAATGTTGCTAAGCTATTGCAAATTGAAGCGAGCTTTATGGTCACGCCAACTGCCCTCACCTTTGTTTTATCTAACGAAGAGTCACAAGATTTCAATTATCATATCAGGGTAAAACCTGGCGATCTAAACCTTGGTGCTTTAGCCCGTACCGACCAGCTCGTTGATGAATTAGAAACGGGGCAACGCACTTTATCTGAAGCGATTGAACGCTTAGACGAAATTGCAGATAAGCATGACCCCTATGGCAAGTTTTTAACCTTTCTATCGTTTGGTGCGGCATCTGGTGCCTTTGCCATGCTAATGAATACTGGCTGGAATGATGTGTTTTGGTCGACTATTTTAGGCTTCATTGTCGGTTTGTATGTTTTTTGGGCCGAACGTTCTAGCCGAATCGCAGAAATGTTAGAACCTCTAGCTGCACTTACCTGCGCACTTTGTGCTTCAGCAATTACCCTTATCGATCCACACATTAACGCGCCACTTATTATCCTATCGAGTGTCATCGTCTTTATTCCAGGTCTTGCCCTCACACTAGGACTATCAGAGTTAGCAGCAAGACATTTAATGTCCGGTACCGCGCGTATTATGGACGCCTTAATGATGCTATTTAAGCTTTATTTTGGCGCCGTCTTAGGTATGGCTATTGGTACCAAACTATGGGGGATTGGCGAGTACGTTGCGCCAGAGGTAATCCCGGCTTGGACGGCTTGGTTAGCGGTGACTATTTTATCTATTTCGCTGGTGATCTCATTTAAGTCGAGAAAGAAAGACGCAGTTTGGGGCATTTTATCGGGCTACGTTGCATTTGGCGCCAGCATATTAGGCGCAGAGTACTTAGGTGCAGCCTTGGGCGCATTTGTAGGTGCCTTTGCACTCGGCGTATACAGCAATTTGTTCTCTCGCATTAGAAACCTTCCTTCAAGCATCGTTAAGCTACTTGGGTTAGTTGTTCTTGTTCCGGGCAGTAAAGTTTACATCGGCTTAAACTCTTTAGTGTCTGGTGAAATGATGGTTGCGACAGACAATATCGGTTCAACAACATTTTTGATCTTTATGTCTTTAGTGGCAGGACTCATTTTTTCTGATGTCGCTTTACGCTCACGGAAAACACTCTAA
- the ahpF gene encoding alkyl hydroperoxide reductase subunit F: MLNAQLVDQLKAYLQHIKNNIVLSLALDNSAKSLELKQLAEQLDTLSSKISIQTNDTPDARVPSMTLSNEQGNQVAFAGIPLGHEFTSLVLALLHIGGHPTKVEADIAEQIKNLEGTFHFETYISLSCQNCPDVVQALNMMAAINPNIRHTMVDGALFQDEVDAKNIMAVPTVMLNDEVFSQGRISLTDIVSKIDTNAAKTQAKKLNAKKPYDVLIVGGGPAGASAAVYAARKGIRTGLVADKFGGQVMDTVGIENFISVKATEGPKLVASLEEHVKDYDVDIMTGQRATAVSQNGNIEVELENGAKLQSKSIILATGARWRQMNVPGETEYKGKGVAYCPHCDGPLFKQKDVAVIGGGNSGIEAAIDLAGIVNHVTVLEFDSTLRADDVLVKKAHSLNNITIVKNAQTTQVLGDGNKVTGLHYTDRVSGEEKQLNLSGIFVQIGLVPNSEFLQNTIDLTERGEIIVDGQGATSMPGVFAAGDVTNCAYKQIIIAMGSGASASLGAFDYLIRQSDNVAETKAA, translated from the coding sequence ATGTTAAATGCACAGTTAGTTGATCAACTTAAAGCTTACTTACAACACATTAAAAACAACATCGTATTGTCGCTTGCACTTGATAACAGCGCTAAATCGCTAGAGCTAAAGCAATTGGCTGAGCAACTTGATACGTTATCTTCAAAAATCTCGATACAAACCAACGACACCCCAGACGCTCGCGTTCCGTCTATGACGCTATCTAATGAGCAAGGCAACCAAGTTGCTTTTGCCGGTATTCCGTTGGGCCACGAATTTACCTCACTAGTTTTAGCGCTTTTACATATCGGTGGTCATCCAACAAAAGTGGAAGCAGATATTGCAGAGCAGATTAAAAATCTCGAGGGCACATTTCATTTTGAGACATATATTTCGCTAAGTTGCCAAAACTGCCCAGATGTTGTTCAGGCGCTAAATATGATGGCCGCGATAAATCCTAATATTAGACATACCATGGTCGATGGTGCGCTGTTTCAAGATGAAGTTGACGCTAAAAACATCATGGCCGTGCCGACAGTTATGCTTAACGATGAAGTCTTTTCACAAGGTCGAATTTCGCTAACAGATATCGTCAGTAAAATTGATACCAACGCCGCTAAAACGCAAGCTAAAAAATTAAATGCCAAGAAACCATACGATGTATTGATCGTCGGTGGAGGTCCAGCGGGTGCTTCGGCAGCTGTATACGCCGCGCGCAAAGGGATACGCACAGGCCTAGTTGCTGACAAGTTTGGCGGGCAAGTAATGGATACCGTGGGTATCGAAAATTTTATTTCAGTAAAAGCTACTGAAGGGCCAAAGTTAGTCGCCAGCTTAGAAGAGCATGTTAAAGATTATGACGTCGATATTATGACAGGACAGCGCGCAACAGCCGTCTCTCAAAATGGCAATATCGAAGTTGAACTAGAAAATGGAGCTAAATTGCAAAGTAAGTCAATCATCCTTGCAACCGGTGCTCGTTGGAGGCAAATGAATGTGCCGGGCGAAACTGAGTACAAAGGAAAAGGCGTGGCTTATTGCCCGCACTGTGACGGACCTTTGTTTAAGCAAAAAGATGTAGCCGTTATTGGTGGCGGTAACTCGGGTATCGAAGCGGCAATAGATTTGGCAGGGATTGTTAATCACGTGACGGTTTTAGAGTTTGACAGCACATTGCGTGCAGATGACGTTTTAGTGAAAAAAGCACATTCACTAAATAACATTACCATCGTTAAAAATGCACAAACGACGCAAGTGCTGGGTGATGGCAATAAAGTTACAGGCTTGCATTACACAGATAGAGTGTCAGGTGAAGAGAAGCAGCTGAATTTATCAGGCATTTTTGTTCAAATTGGACTGGTGCCAAACAGCGAGTTTTTGCAAAATACGATTGATTTGACAGAGCGTGGTGAGATCATCGTAGATGGCCAAGGCGCAACATCAATGCCAGGCGTATTTGCCGCAGGTGATGTTACAAATTGTGCCTACAAACAAATCATTATTGCCATGGGCAGCGGCGCAAGTGCATCGTTAGGTGCGTTTGATTACCTGATAAGACAAAGCGATAACGTGGCAGAAACAAAAGCTGCATAA